Proteins from a genomic interval of Gammaproteobacteria bacterium:
- a CDS encoding molybdopterin molybdotransferase MoeA translates to MQTELNVAQAERLIRETVPAWPAEQVALDAAAGRVLRQNVLAERDLPPYDRATMDGIALVWRSWSSGEREFPLEGMQSAGQAPGALSNAAAAWRIATGAPIPQGADTVVPVERISETNGGVRMDDDYRPKRGQFIHRQGSDRRAGALLLKEGQRIGGVEMALLSANGVAQPRVGPDPRIALVSTGDELVGLDSRPESWQVRSSNGPAMAALLKRNGFGKVAALHAPDDPDVLAERIRKALSDSDAMILSGGVSRGAKDYVPGVLAKLGARPILHRIRQRPGFPLWFGMHAAKPVFGLPGNPVSSLVCLRRYVIPALNMAQGAQAPAPEYAALTDEVGFKPILTWFLPVRLSTDRDGRLLAHPRQTNTSGDFASLAQTDGFAQLPANRTRFPAGYAARIFRWHN, encoded by the coding sequence ACCGAGCTCAACGTCGCGCAGGCCGAGCGCCTGATTCGGGAAACGGTTCCGGCGTGGCCGGCCGAGCAGGTCGCGCTGGACGCCGCGGCCGGCCGCGTGCTGCGCCAGAACGTGCTCGCCGAACGCGACCTGCCCCCCTACGACCGCGCCACGATGGACGGAATCGCGCTGGTCTGGCGCTCCTGGTCTTCCGGAGAAAGGGAATTTCCCCTGGAAGGAATGCAAAGCGCGGGACAGGCGCCCGGCGCGCTGTCGAACGCAGCTGCCGCATGGCGCATCGCCACCGGCGCGCCGATCCCGCAGGGCGCCGACACCGTAGTGCCCGTCGAGAGGATCAGCGAAACGAACGGCGGAGTCCGTATGGACGACGACTACCGCCCCAAACGCGGCCAATTCATCCACAGGCAGGGGTCGGACCGCCGGGCCGGCGCCCTGCTGCTGAAGGAAGGCCAGCGCATCGGCGGCGTGGAAATGGCGCTGCTGAGCGCCAACGGCGTGGCGCAACCGCGCGTCGGCCCCGATCCCCGCATCGCGCTGGTGTCCACCGGCGACGAACTCGTCGGCCTGGACTCCCGCCCCGAGAGCTGGCAGGTGCGTTCCAGCAACGGGCCCGCCATGGCGGCACTGCTCAAGCGCAACGGCTTCGGCAAGGTCGCCGCCCTGCATGCGCCGGACGACCCGGACGTGCTCGCGGAACGCATCCGCAAAGCGCTGTCCGACAGCGACGCGATGATCCTGAGCGGCGGCGTCTCCAGGGGCGCGAAGGACTACGTGCCCGGCGTGCTGGCCAAGCTCGGCGCACGGCCGATCCTGCACCGCATCCGCCAGCGTCCCGGTTTCCCGCTGTGGTTCGGCATGCACGCCGCGAAACCCGTCTTCGGCCTGCCCGGCAACCCCGTCTCCAGCCTCGTGTGCCTGCGCCGCTACGTCATCCCCGCGCTCAACATGGCGCAAGGCGCGCAGGCCCCCGCTCCCGAATACGCGGCTCTGACCGACGAGGTCGGCTTCAAGCCCATCCTCACCTGGTTCCTCCCCGTTCGCCTGTCCACCGACCGCGACGGCCGGCTCCTCGCCCACCCGCGCCAAACCAACACTTCAGGCGACTTCGCCTCGCTGGCGCAAACCGACGGCTTCGCCCAACTCCCCGCCAACCGCACCCGCTTCCCCGCCGGCTACGCCGCCCGCATCTTCCGCTGGCACAATTGA